Genomic window (Paenibacillus sp. 37):
GGCATTACTTGTTGTCCGTTAAAGAACATCATCCAGGTTGCAAATGCACTGCCCAGTAGAATCACAAGCGTAATAAACGCTTTGTTCACCGTGCCGTTGATCGTCATGTAATTCTGATACCGATCTTCTCCATATCCTCTGTTTTCAAACGTGCTGTCTTTAAGTGTAGGGTTACCGCTACGACCGATCAACACAATCACCTCTTCATATGTATTTGGTATATCTGTGATACTAAGTTTGGGTTTACTACGTTTCAAATTCTACAAGCTACTCCCTCAAAAAGATCGGGAGGCACCAGAAGGAATCGGATGCAATCCTTCGATTACATCCTTACCTACTGGCGCAACACTTAGGACATATGTCCCAGACATTGCATGTTCATGTGCTTTTTAAGCGTCTTATTTGTACAAGACTTTATCTACATTGTATTTCGCACGCATCGTGTTGATGATATACGTCTCATAAATTTCACGATCTACCGGATCTTCAACCAGGCATACTTCAATCTTAGTTACTTCTTCGCGGTGATTCTTCATTGGTGATACCGTGTCTTCAAAATGCTTTTTGATACGTGGTCTTAATTTACGTGCTTTCCCGACGAATAACAACTCTCCAGCGGCATTGTAAAACATGAAAATCCCGCCTAGTTCCCGGGTAATCAGGTGAAAATCAGTAAATCCATAAATGTGGCTAAGCTGTGGATCAACCTGCTTTGTAATGGTTACATCCGGTGTTGGCACGGTAATATTAATCAATAGGCTCACTTCCTCATTATCTATAGGTTTACATCCTATCACATATTATAAACGGACACCATTTCATTCTATATGAAGTACAATTCACGCAATTTTCGCTATTACGACAAATATTTCAAAAAAAAGGTTAACTTCCCTGATTCAAAGTGGTACTATAGGGGTATGAGGAAGAAATTGGG
Coding sequences:
- a CDS encoding nucleotide excision repair endonuclease yields the protein MINITVPTPDVTITKQVDPQLSHIYGFTDFHLITRELGGIFMFYNAAGELLFVGKARKLRPRIKKHFEDTVSPMKNHREEVTKIEVCLVEDPVDREIYETYIINTMRAKYNVDKVLYK